A genome region from Acinetobacter lwoffii includes the following:
- a CDS encoding acyl-CoA desaturase: MNAPLPKAPINWIAVFALVFLPIVALIAIPLYAYHHDFSAAAWISMFVLLGVSSLGITAGYHRLWAHRAYEATLPLKIILMIMGTFAVQNSILFWASGHRTHHRHVDDVDQDPYSINRGFWYAHIGWMLRDYPSGAANYKNAPDLLKDKVVMFQDKYYVPLVIAVHAAILLPIGWAVGDVWGVLLLGGLMRLILSHHVTFFINSLCHMWGNRPYTDENTARDNFVLAVATWGEGYHNYHHIFQYDYRNGVKWWQYDPTKWLIWTCSKLGLAKNLRRIPSFNIKKAELAMKFKYAEQDLAVYGHDVSEDISAVKTKIAQEYDAFTQTLNDWAKLKEQEIQVKKASMAEKIHQMDDKLKVEFQLVEQRLSHHRQTLNLLVRNLKKSAVSQ; encoded by the coding sequence ATGAATGCTCCCTTACCCAAAGCCCCCATCAACTGGATTGCTGTGTTTGCATTGGTATTTTTACCGATTGTAGCCCTGATCGCGATTCCGTTGTATGCGTATCACCATGATTTTAGCGCTGCCGCTTGGATCAGTATGTTTGTTTTACTGGGCGTAAGCAGCCTCGGCATTACAGCAGGATACCATCGCCTGTGGGCACATCGTGCTTATGAAGCCACTTTACCATTGAAAATCATCTTGATGATTATGGGTACATTTGCTGTACAGAATAGTATTTTATTCTGGGCATCTGGTCACCGTACCCATCACCGTCATGTCGATGATGTTGATCAAGATCCGTACTCGATCAATAGAGGTTTCTGGTATGCACATATTGGCTGGATGTTACGTGATTATCCATCAGGTGCAGCCAACTATAAAAATGCGCCAGATCTGTTAAAAGACAAAGTAGTGATGTTTCAGGACAAATACTACGTTCCTTTAGTGATTGCTGTTCATGCCGCGATTTTATTGCCAATTGGCTGGGCAGTCGGCGATGTCTGGGGCGTATTGCTGTTGGGTGGATTAATGCGTTTAATCCTGAGCCATCATGTGACCTTCTTCATTAACTCATTGTGCCACATGTGGGGAAATCGTCCTTATACCGACGAAAATACTGCACGTGACAACTTCGTACTCGCGGTTGCAACTTGGGGTGAGGGTTATCATAACTATCACCACATTTTCCAATACGATTACCGTAACGGCGTGAAATGGTGGCAATACGATCCAACCAAATGGTTGATCTGGACTTGTTCTAAGCTTGGTTTAGCTAAAAACTTGCGCCGTATTCCTAGCTTTAATATCAAAAAAGCGGAATTGGCAATGAAGTTTAAATATGCTGAGCAGGATCTTGCGGTGTATGGTCATGATGTTTCTGAAGACATCTCGGCGGTAAAAACCAAGATTGCACAGGAATATGATGCATTTACCCAAACTTTAAATGACTGGGCAAAGCTGAAAGAACAGGAAATTCAGGTCAAGAAAGCATCGATGGCTGAAAAAATCCATCAGATGGATGACAAGCTGAAAGTTGAATTCCAGCTGGTTGAACAGCGTCTTTCCCATCATCGTCAAACCTTGAATCTACTGGTTCGTAATCTGAAAAAATCTGCAGTTTCTCAATAA
- a CDS encoding glycerophosphodiester phosphodiesterase, with the protein MRIIGHRGARGEAPENTLGGFQYIQEIGIRAVEFDVRQLKDNALIIMHDDNFVRTTGLQKHLYECNRQDLTQYNHAMAWSEWNKIEATPLLDQTLNVIRNFEHIEVEIKSVDSEAAAEKIAFEVEQQLQGYEQAAIITSFDAKILDAFKQHNSRLKRGLLIETDVKHQAIDQALELGCCHIGWMDELASKDLIQATQAAELNISVWTVNDVTRAKQLRDWGIQGLITDYPKLMLQQL; encoded by the coding sequence ATGCGCATAATTGGTCATCGTGGTGCACGTGGCGAAGCCCCTGAAAATACCTTGGGCGGTTTTCAATATATTCAGGAGATCGGCATTCGCGCCGTTGAGTTTGATGTCCGTCAACTCAAAGACAATGCCTTAATCATCATGCATGATGACAACTTTGTGCGTACCACCGGTTTGCAGAAGCATCTATACGAGTGTAACCGTCAAGATCTTACCCAATATAATCACGCAATGGCCTGGTCAGAATGGAATAAAATCGAAGCGACCCCACTGCTCGATCAAACCTTAAATGTCATTCGAAATTTTGAGCATATTGAAGTCGAAATTAAAAGTGTTGACTCTGAAGCAGCAGCTGAAAAAATCGCGTTTGAAGTCGAACAGCAGTTACAAGGTTATGAGCAGGCAGCCATTATTACCAGCTTTGATGCCAAAATTCTGGATGCTTTCAAACAGCATAACTCACGTTTAAAACGCGGTTTATTGATTGAAACCGATGTCAAACATCAAGCCATTGATCAGGCGCTGGAACTTGGGTGCTGTCATATTGGCTGGATGGATGAACTGGCCAGTAAAGACCTGATTCAAGCCACGCAGGCTGCCGAGTTGAATATCAGTGTCTGGACAGTCAATGATGTCACCCGTGCCAAACAGCTGCGAGACTGGGGCATTCAGGGACTGATTACCGATTATCCAAAACTGATGCTACAACAACTCTAA
- a CDS encoding cob(I)yrinic acid a,c-diamide adenosyltransferase has translation MGHRLSKIYTRTGDSGTTGLGDGSRVAKDDLRITALGDVDELNAVIGVLRAQISASNIEDQAAWDKSLSLIQHWLFDLGGEVCIPGFNLVQPVSIEFLENDIDRMNEALPMLKDFILPAGTLVCSFAHQARAVCRRAERSVMSVHHRDQNIQAASLQLLNRLSDWLFVASRTLQRSEGGSEVLWQKNINDSIEK, from the coding sequence ATGGGCCACCGTTTAAGTAAAATTTACACGCGCACAGGCGATTCAGGTACCACAGGACTCGGTGATGGCTCACGTGTTGCCAAAGATGATTTGCGTATCACAGCACTCGGTGATGTCGATGAACTGAATGCCGTGATTGGCGTATTACGCGCACAAATTTCAGCAAGCAACATTGAAGATCAAGCCGCTTGGGATAAATCTTTAAGCCTGATCCAGCACTGGTTATTTGATCTAGGCGGTGAAGTCTGTATTCCGGGTTTTAATCTGGTGCAACCGGTATCGATTGAGTTTCTGGAAAATGATATCGACCGCATGAATGAAGCTTTGCCGATGCTCAAAGACTTTATTCTGCCTGCTGGAACGTTGGTGTGCAGCTTTGCCCATCAGGCCCGCGCTGTTTGCCGTCGTGCAGAACGCAGCGTAATGTCAGTTCATCACCGTGACCAAAATATTCAGGCAGCGTCACTGCAACTACTTAACCGTTTATCGGACTGGTTATTTGTAGCATCACGCACCCTGCAACGAAGCGAGGGCGGTTCCGAAGTGCTGTGGCAAAAAAATATCAATGACAGCATCGAAAAGTAA
- a CDS encoding TonB-dependent receptor plug domain-containing protein — protein sequence MSLHCQPTALVGAIALALGTTSSVFANEQEVAKASLDTIVVTASRSEQNIENVPMRLNVLDEKTIQQSPIADLPSLLTKEAALSVKQVGGYGQPASIFLRGSNAAHTLILQDGMRSNTATVAGTNLHLIDTTDIKQIEILKGPASVQYGTDAIGGVIQLISKTPTENSAFTTVEVGEKSTYKSLVGIDAAENGYYAQIRGQRLETDGDQIISNQSKKAGFDQKGYSAKLGVDQDNFGLSAEFKENEGHGDYFSYGAPEAYDFTNRLYNIKGYFKLNPNLVWETRLSEFEDEYVIVQSAYPSTVITEQQEIDSNIQWQINAEHKLLAGVHYNKTEAESLNTFKDENDSTGYYLQHQYQNDVISTQAGIRVEDNQQFGTHSVGQLAVRHTLSHTSSIYANVGTAFRAPVVGQIISEPAWWGGNPDLQPEESVSYEIGFDHLITPSMTLYGSAFQTQVDNIMVSNGDTNWVFENMDSATFNGAELGLKLTQDDFYANAEYAYIQAKNDDKDKDLPNRPRQNFNLTLGWDNGQYGASTSLVAKGKSKEDKGLIPGYAVIDMNAYWQVNPHLKTFVNIRNLGDTNYKTAFNDATSYYIASDRLASIGITFKY from the coding sequence ATGTCACTTCATTGTCAACCTACTGCCTTGGTAGGTGCGATCGCACTTGCGTTGGGTACCACTTCATCTGTTTTTGCTAACGAGCAAGAAGTTGCGAAAGCATCTTTAGATACCATTGTGGTCACGGCATCACGCAGCGAACAAAATATTGAAAATGTGCCGATGCGTCTAAATGTGCTTGATGAAAAAACGATTCAACAATCTCCTATTGCTGACTTACCTTCTTTATTAACGAAAGAAGCAGCGCTATCAGTCAAACAAGTGGGTGGCTATGGTCAACCAGCTTCAATTTTCTTACGTGGCAGCAATGCCGCACATACCTTAATTTTACAAGATGGTATGCGCTCCAATACCGCAACTGTTGCAGGTACAAATTTACATTTAATTGATACGACAGACATTAAGCAAATTGAAATTCTAAAAGGCCCTGCATCGGTACAATACGGTACTGATGCAATTGGAGGTGTAATTCAACTCATTTCCAAAACACCGACAGAAAATAGTGCGTTTACAACGGTCGAAGTCGGTGAAAAAAGTACCTACAAATCACTTGTCGGTATTGATGCTGCTGAAAATGGCTATTACGCCCAAATTCGTGGGCAACGCCTAGAAACAGATGGTGACCAAATTATTAGCAATCAATCTAAAAAAGCAGGTTTCGATCAAAAAGGCTATTCAGCGAAATTAGGCGTTGATCAAGACAACTTTGGATTGTCAGCGGAATTTAAAGAAAATGAAGGTCACGGCGACTACTTCTCTTATGGTGCACCAGAAGCTTATGATTTCACCAATCGCCTTTATAATATTAAAGGTTATTTTAAGCTTAATCCAAATTTAGTGTGGGAAACTCGCCTATCAGAATTTGAAGATGAATACGTAATTGTACAAAGCGCTTATCCATCGACTGTAATCACTGAACAACAAGAAATAGATTCCAATATTCAATGGCAAATCAACGCCGAGCATAAACTTCTTGCGGGTGTACATTACAATAAGACAGAAGCTGAAAGTTTAAACACCTTTAAAGATGAAAATGATAGCACTGGCTATTATTTACAGCACCAATATCAAAATGATGTCATCAGCACCCAAGCGGGTATTCGAGTTGAAGACAATCAGCAATTTGGTACACATAGTGTAGGACAACTCGCTGTTCGACATACCCTAAGCCATACATCAAGTATTTATGCCAATGTCGGAACAGCATTTCGTGCCCCAGTTGTCGGGCAAATTATTAGTGAACCCGCTTGGTGGGGCGGTAATCCTGACCTACAACCAGAAGAAAGTGTATCTTATGAAATTGGTTTTGATCATCTAATCACCCCATCAATGACATTATACGGTTCTGCTTTTCAAACCCAAGTCGACAATATTATGGTCTCTAACGGAGATACCAACTGGGTATTTGAAAATATGGACAGCGCCACCTTTAATGGTGCTGAATTGGGTTTAAAATTGACACAAGATGACTTCTATGCCAATGCTGAATATGCGTATATTCAAGCTAAGAACGATGATAAAGATAAAGATTTGCCAAATCGCCCACGCCAAAACTTCAACCTAACCTTGGGTTGGGATAATGGTCAGTATGGTGCGTCCACGTCTTTAGTAGCTAAAGGTAAATCTAAGGAGGATAAAGGCCTTATTCCAGGCTATGCAGTCATTGATATGAATGCCTATTGGCAAGTGAATCCTCACTTAAAAACCTTTGTGAATATTCGTAACCTAGGTGATACCAATTACAAAACAGCATTTAATGATGCCACATCTTATTACATTGCCAGTGACCGCCTCGCTTCTATTGGAATCACTTTTAAATACTAA
- a CDS encoding phosphoribosylanthranilate isomerase: MRTRAKICGITRVEDVHAVVNAGCDAIGFVFYPPSPRHVTLEQAEILIRAVPAYVQAVGLFVNSRADEIQHILKTVPLDILQFHGDETPEQCQAIAQQVGRRWYKAIQVQPDLDVVAEIQGYQDAGASAVLLDAWHPDLKGGTGHSFDWDTFPKLNIPLILAGGLNPDNIEQAILTTQAYAVDVSGGVESAKGIKDQQLIERFMQGVHRGSAKY, from the coding sequence ATGCGAACCCGTGCCAAAATTTGTGGAATCACCCGAGTTGAAGATGTACATGCCGTAGTCAATGCTGGCTGTGATGCGATAGGGTTTGTGTTTTATCCACCGAGTCCACGACATGTTACTTTAGAGCAGGCTGAAATCCTGATCCGGGCGGTTCCGGCTTATGTGCAGGCCGTAGGTTTATTTGTAAATAGTCGCGCAGATGAAATTCAGCATATTCTTAAAACCGTTCCGCTCGATATTTTGCAATTTCATGGCGATGAAACACCTGAACAATGTCAGGCCATCGCCCAGCAGGTCGGACGCCGCTGGTATAAAGCCATTCAGGTGCAACCTGATCTGGATGTGGTTGCAGAAATTCAAGGTTATCAAGATGCAGGCGCAAGCGCAGTGCTATTAGATGCATGGCATCCTGATCTGAAAGGTGGCACAGGGCACAGCTTCGATTGGGACACATTTCCCAAACTCAATATTCCCTTGATCTTGGCAGGCGGTTTAAATCCTGACAATATTGAACAGGCAATTCTCACCACACAGGCGTATGCCGTCGATGTGAGTGGCGGTGTCGAGTCCGCAAAAGGTATTAAAGACCAACAACTCATAGAACGCTTTATGCAAGGAGTCCATCGTGGATCAGCAAAGTACTAG
- the trpB gene encoding tryptophan synthase subunit beta: protein MDQQSTSQNSQAVDYTQFPDERGHFGIHGGRFVSETLMAALEDLEKLYFRMKDDAQFLAEFDRDMAFYVGRPSPLYHAKRWSKELGGAQIYLKREDLNHTGSHKVNNTIGQALLAKLSGKKRIIAETGAGQHGVATATIAARLGLECVVFMGADDVKRQAMNVYRMRLLGATVVPVESGSKTLKDAMNEAMRDWVTNVDSTYYVIGTVAGPHPYPQLVRDFQSIIGREARRQILEQAGRLPDALVACVGGGSNAMGLFYPFLNDQDVKMYGVEAAGHGIESGKHSAPLNAGHIGVLHGNRTYLMSDAQGQIIETHSISAGLDYPGVGPEHSFLKDMDRVKYVPINDQEALQGFRDLTKIEGIIPALESAHAMAYVTKLAPTMDKDQIIIATVSGRGDKDLMTVARIDGVEMVEM from the coding sequence GTGGATCAGCAAAGTACTAGCCAGAACAGTCAGGCAGTTGACTATACCCAATTCCCGGATGAACGCGGGCATTTCGGTATTCATGGCGGACGTTTTGTGTCAGAAACACTCATGGCGGCTTTAGAAGACTTGGAAAAGCTCTATTTCCGTATGAAAGATGATGCGCAGTTTTTGGCAGAATTTGACCGTGACATGGCGTTTTACGTCGGTCGTCCGAGTCCTTTATATCATGCTAAACGATGGTCGAAAGAGTTGGGTGGCGCACAGATTTACCTGAAACGTGAAGACCTGAACCATACCGGTTCGCACAAAGTAAATAATACAATCGGTCAGGCTTTGCTGGCGAAGCTTTCCGGCAAGAAACGTATTATTGCCGAAACAGGGGCAGGCCAGCACGGTGTAGCAACGGCAACGATTGCAGCACGTTTAGGTCTTGAATGCGTAGTATTTATGGGCGCAGACGATGTAAAACGTCAGGCGATGAACGTCTACCGTATGCGTTTATTAGGTGCGACGGTTGTGCCGGTAGAAAGTGGCTCTAAAACCTTAAAAGATGCCATGAATGAAGCCATGCGTGATTGGGTGACCAATGTTGATTCAACCTATTATGTGATTGGTACTGTGGCAGGTCCACACCCATATCCACAGTTGGTTCGTGATTTCCAGTCGATCATTGGTCGTGAAGCACGCCGTCAGATTCTGGAACAGGCTGGCCGTCTGCCAGATGCACTGGTAGCATGTGTCGGTGGTGGATCCAATGCAATGGGCTTGTTCTATCCATTCCTGAACGATCAAGACGTGAAAATGTACGGCGTTGAAGCAGCAGGTCATGGGATTGAATCAGGCAAGCACTCTGCGCCGTTGAATGCCGGTCATATCGGTGTCCTGCATGGTAACCGAACTTACCTGATGTCGGATGCACAAGGCCAGATCATCGAAACCCATTCAATTTCTGCAGGTCTGGATTATCCGGGTGTGGGTCCGGAACATAGTTTCCTGAAAGATATGGATCGCGTGAAATACGTACCAATCAATGACCAGGAAGCTTTACAGGGTTTCCGCGACTTGACCAAGATTGAAGGCATTATTCCGGCGTTAGAAAGCGCACATGCTATGGCTTATGTCACTAAACTTGCACCGACCATGGATAAAGATCAAATTATTATTGCGACGGTTTCAGGTCGTGGTGATAAAGATTTGATGACTGTTGCCCGTATTGATGGCGTGGAAATGGTAGAGATGTAA
- a CDS encoding acyl-CoA synthetase, which produces MVSAYDELPRTPANFVALSPLRYLDRAAYIYPNQNAIIHGKRRITWREKYNRCRQFANQLQKLGIGKNDTVSVLLPNVPAMIEAHFAVPMAGAVLNTLNTRLDAKTLAFMLEHAESKVLLVDPEFTALATEALALVSQDIYVIDVADVEFEGEDQRIGQIEYEEWIAQGDANFEWHLPQDEWDAISLSYTSGTTGNPKGVVYHHRGAYINAASNIIACGMTPRATYLWTLPLFHCNGWCFAWTMAANGGTNVCLRKVDAELIFKLIAEHKVDYFCGAPIVLSMLINTPEEKKTKIDHRVEVMVAGAAPPAAIIEGMRNIGINVTHVYGLTETYGPSALCASQAGWSDLSIQEQAQLHSRQGVPYPLQDGMKVLDPDTMQEVPHDGQTMGEIMFRGNIVMKGYLKNPEATAEAFAGGWFHTGDLAVCQPDGYAKITDRSKDVIISGGENISSLEVEEVLYQHPAVLTAAVVAKPDPRWQEVPCAFIELKEGKKATEEEIMEFCREHLARFKVPKDVVITEIPKTSTGKLQKFVLREWAKERAQGEFS; this is translated from the coding sequence ATGGTTAGCGCATATGATGAATTACCGCGTACCCCCGCGAATTTTGTAGCCTTATCGCCTTTACGCTATCTTGATCGTGCAGCTTATATCTATCCAAATCAGAACGCGATTATTCACGGTAAGCGCCGGATCACTTGGCGTGAAAAATACAACCGTTGTCGTCAGTTTGCCAACCAACTCCAAAAATTAGGCATCGGTAAAAATGATACTGTGTCTGTTCTACTGCCTAACGTCCCTGCCATGATCGAAGCGCATTTTGCTGTGCCGATGGCAGGCGCAGTTCTGAATACCTTAAATACCCGTCTGGATGCCAAGACCCTTGCTTTCATGCTAGAACATGCTGAAAGTAAAGTGTTATTGGTCGATCCTGAATTTACCGCACTTGCGACTGAAGCACTTGCTCTAGTTTCACAAGACATTTATGTCATTGATGTGGCCGATGTAGAGTTTGAAGGTGAAGATCAACGTATTGGTCAAATTGAATATGAAGAATGGATTGCGCAAGGCGATGCAAACTTTGAATGGCATCTACCACAAGATGAATGGGATGCCATCAGCTTAAGCTATACCTCTGGAACCACAGGCAACCCGAAAGGCGTGGTCTATCATCATCGCGGTGCCTACATTAACGCAGCCAGTAATATTATTGCCTGTGGCATGACACCACGTGCCACCTATTTATGGACACTGCCGCTATTCCACTGTAATGGTTGGTGCTTTGCCTGGACCATGGCAGCCAACGGCGGAACCAACGTTTGCTTGCGTAAAGTCGATGCTGAACTGATCTTTAAACTGATTGCCGAACATAAAGTCGATTACTTCTGTGGGGCACCGATTGTCCTGTCGATGCTGATTAACACACCTGAAGAGAAAAAGACCAAAATTGATCACCGTGTCGAAGTGATGGTGGCGGGTGCCGCACCTCCAGCAGCAATCATTGAAGGCATGCGCAATATTGGCATTAACGTGACCCATGTCTACGGCCTGACAGAAACCTACGGTCCTTCTGCACTGTGCGCATCCCAAGCCGGCTGGAGTGATTTATCTATTCAGGAACAAGCACAGTTGCACTCCCGCCAAGGCGTACCTTATCCATTGCAAGATGGCATGAAAGTGCTTGATCCGGATACCATGCAGGAAGTGCCACATGATGGTCAGACCATGGGTGAAATCATGTTCCGTGGCAATATCGTGATGAAAGGTTATCTGAAAAATCCTGAGGCGACCGCTGAAGCCTTTGCCGGTGGCTGGTTCCATACAGGAGATCTGGCAGTTTGCCAACCGGATGGCTATGCCAAAATTACCGACCGCTCTAAAGACGTGATTATTTCCGGCGGAGAAAATATTTCTTCACTTGAAGTGGAGGAAGTGCTGTATCAGCATCCGGCGGTGCTGACTGCGGCGGTAGTCGCCAAGCCTGATCCACGCTGGCAGGAAGTTCCTTGTGCCTTTATCGAACTCAAAGAAGGAAAAAAAGCCACAGAAGAAGAAATTATGGAATTCTGCCGTGAGCATCTGGCCCGTTTTAAAGTGCCTAAGGATGTGGTGATTACCGAAATTCCAAAAACTTCGACCGGAAAATTGCAGAAATTTGTTTTACGTGAATGGGCCAAAGAGCGCGCGCAAGGTGAATTTTCTTAA
- a CDS encoding D-arabinono-1,4-lactone oxidase, producing the protein MKIQQANDVWRNWSGSQFSAARIVQPSQISELQSLVKTHAHIRAVGAGHSFSPLAKTDEVLLNLDLLKGIVAFDQEKTQCTVRAGTRLYDLGKDLVPINQALINQGDIDQQSLAGAISTGTHGTGIDLPCISAFVEGFELLTADGELLQCHREQNAEIFQAGRVALGSLGVLTQITLQNRPRYKLKEQIRLCSLKDIFTHIDQWKHQRRHIEFWAFLHADQVMLKTLDETDATIQPRTESWPPEDILLTLCSELTRLFPKTNPYLQKLLGVFVKPTRYVDCSSRIFPTPRKTRFNEMEYQLPVEFGLQCLDEILHILRKHQVPMFFPIEFRYVKGDEIWLSPFYQRDSVSISIHQFYKQDYHAVFDLVEPILQKYQGRPHWGKLHSMSAASLRNLYPKWDDFMTLRQQLDPKQKWLNPYLKQLFLPEN; encoded by the coding sequence ATGAAAATACAACAGGCGAATGACGTATGGCGAAACTGGTCGGGGAGCCAGTTCAGTGCCGCTCGGATTGTTCAGCCCAGCCAGATCAGTGAATTACAAAGTTTAGTGAAGACCCATGCACACATTCGTGCAGTGGGTGCAGGACATTCATTTAGCCCATTGGCCAAAACAGATGAGGTGTTGCTTAATCTCGATTTGTTAAAAGGTATCGTTGCCTTTGATCAAGAGAAAACCCAATGCACCGTGCGGGCCGGGACGCGTTTATATGATTTGGGGAAAGATCTGGTACCGATCAATCAGGCCTTAATCAATCAGGGCGATATAGACCAGCAAAGTCTGGCCGGAGCGATTTCTACCGGAACGCATGGCACGGGCATCGATTTACCTTGCATCTCTGCTTTCGTGGAAGGCTTTGAATTACTGACCGCGGATGGAGAGCTGTTGCAATGTCATCGTGAGCAGAATGCTGAGATATTTCAGGCTGGACGGGTGGCATTGGGCAGCTTGGGTGTATTGACCCAAATCACCCTGCAAAATCGGCCACGATATAAACTAAAAGAACAGATTCGGCTCTGTTCATTAAAAGACATATTTACCCATATTGATCAATGGAAACATCAGCGCCGGCATATTGAATTTTGGGCTTTTTTACATGCCGATCAAGTGATGCTGAAAACTCTGGATGAAACGGATGCAACCATTCAGCCGAGAACAGAGAGCTGGCCTCCGGAAGATATTTTATTGACTCTATGTTCGGAATTGACGCGACTCTTCCCAAAGACAAATCCCTATCTGCAAAAACTGCTCGGCGTATTTGTCAAACCGACTCGTTATGTAGACTGTTCATCCAGAATTTTTCCAACTCCGCGTAAGACCAGATTTAATGAAATGGAATATCAGCTTCCGGTTGAGTTTGGCTTGCAGTGTCTGGACGAGATTCTGCATATTTTACGTAAACATCAGGTGCCGATGTTTTTCCCGATCGAGTTCCGTTATGTCAAAGGCGATGAGATCTGGCTGAGTCCTTTTTATCAGCGTGATTCAGTTTCTATTTCCATCCATCAGTTTTATAAACAGGATTACCATGCCGTATTTGATTTGGTCGAACCTATTTTGCAGAAATATCAGGGACGGCCACATTGGGGGAAATTGCATTCCATGAGCGCAGCTTCACTTCGGAATTTATACCCGAAATGGGACGATTTTATGACGCTGCGTCAGCAACTGGA